The Drosophila sechellia strain sech25 chromosome 2R, ASM438219v1, whole genome shotgun sequence nucleotide sequence GCCGCCATCAACGTGCTCTCCAAGTCGCCGGAGGGATCCCTCTTTTGCCTGATGGCCCAGCCCAAAGTCGGCGACTCCGCCACCCACATGCACGAGGTGCTACTGGAGGCCTTCTGCTACGAGAACGACATCTACGTGATCAAGGTGGACGACGCCACCAAGCTGAGCCGCATCCTCGGCCAGGACTCCGTCGAGTCGTGCTGCCTGGTCCAGAAGGTCTGGGCCGACGCCCCCGAGGAGCAGCTGACCAAGGCCGAGAACCAGCTAGTCGACTACTGCGAGGCCCACTGGGACGCCCCCCAGCAG carries:
- the LOC6607972 gene encoding growth arrest and DNA damage-inducible protein GADD45 alpha; amino-acid sequence: MVVEENCSMHHLERELDLELEIDLAMECAPIGRTIKSALLRAQSEARVIVGLSAAINVLSKSPEGSLFCLMAQPKVGDSATHMHEVLLEAFCYENDIYVIKVDDATKLSRILGQDSVESCCLVQKVWADAPEEQLTKAENQLVDYCEAHWDAPQQPIVQLPAV